The Punica granatum isolate Tunisia-2019 chromosome 4, ASM765513v2, whole genome shotgun sequence genome has a window encoding:
- the LOC116204047 gene encoding uncharacterized protein LOC116204047, protein MAKGSKGRRRIASRHLRPTPYPFRKWGQSISDLCPAKCHKAAEKKDWEDAMCSVCMEYPHNAVLLLCSSHEKGCRPYMCGTSCRYSNCLDQYKKAYTKMTMSNNVGPGQGTTNDPIVISDSSALPTQKCEVPELQCPLCRGQVKGWTVVEPARAYLNAKERTCMQENCSFVGTYKELRKHVRVEHPSARPREVDPALEQKWRRLERERERDDVISTIRSTMPGAMVFGDYVIEGSQFGFSAEDGGGAGGERSSSGGLEVGFDSNLVNVFLLMHAFGQRGNVDLGRRFRQSEVGRETPIFGSDASDQDNGNDSNDDDDQADDADGSLLLVRRLQRQGRVLLGRSGRRRRRREGNGNGGAR, encoded by the coding sequence ATGGCAAAAGGTAGCAAGGGACGCCGCAGGATTGCCTCTCGACATTTGAGACCAACTCCATATCCATTCCGGAAGTGGGGTCAGAGCATTTCGGACTTGTGCCCAGCAAAATGCCACAAGGCAGCGGAAAAGAAAGACTGGGAAGATGCAATGTGCTCTGTTTGTATGGAATACCCTCACAATGCTGTTCTCCTCCTCTGTTCCTCCCATGAAAAGGGTTGCCGCCCCTACATGTGCGGAACGAGCTGCAGGTATTCCAACTGCCTTGACCAGTACAAGAAGGCTTACACCAAAATGACCATGTCGAACAATGTGGGGCCGGGTCAAGGCACGACCAATGATCCGATTGTTATTTCAGATTCTTCTGCTTTGCCCACTCAGAAGTGTGAGGTACCAGAGCTTCAATGCCCACTCTGCAGAGGCCAGGTCAAAGGCTGGACCGTGGTGGAGCCTGCTAGAGCATATCTGAATGCAAAAGAGAGGACATGCATGCAGGAGAACTGCTCATTTGTCGGGACATATAAGGAGCTGAGGAAGCATGTGAGGGTGGAGCACCCCTCTGCTCGCCCGCGGGAGGTGGACCCTGCCCTGGAGCAGAAGTGGAGACGGCTCGAAAGGGAAAGGGAGCGCGATGATGTGATCAGCACAATACGGTCCACAATGCCTGGGGCAATGGTGTTTGGGGATTATGTCATCGAAGGGAGTCAGTTTGGGTTCAGTGCAGAGGACGGCGGAGGGGCAGGAGGAGAGAGGAGCAGCAGCGGTGGCTTAGAAGTGGGGTTCGATAGCAATTTGGTAAACGTTTTCCTACTCATGCATGCATTTGGGCAGAGAGGGAACGTTGATCTTGGCAGACGGTTTAGGCAGTCTGAGGTGGGCCGTGAGACCCCTATTTTTGGGTCTGATGCGTCTGATCAAGATAATGGGAATGATAGCAACGACGACGATGATCAAGCTGACGATGCTGATGGCAGCTTATTGTTGGTCCGGCGTCTCCAGCGCCAGGGGAGGGTGCTCCTGGGACGATCGGGAAGGAGACGTAGGCGTAGAGAAGGCAACGGAAATGGAGGGGCGAGATAG
- the LOC116205876 gene encoding kinetochore protein NDC80 homolog has translation MKARGRGRGRPKQSFIPPPPPSLDLRQYGGGRDSDASFASSRPSSIGVGRSTAAADLVNDRSYQQSAVRAINAYLSSHSFPHLIKTTFPSAKDITSIVNFIISQLDYPNPKMEDDLPFILKSLNCPFKITKSALRTPATPHAWPGFVAVLHWLVQIAMYNEDLASNQSSFAHENSMYEYALQSYLHFIRGDDDSVEALDGDFMKKLEQERDNVVEKVKGLERDADELKARMEKQSTDLPKKEEEKSVLEADVKKFNTMIEKINLQMSVLEKDLEEKEKELRTKVEERKRICEENEGLKKTVQSQTFNTRDAERMKKEMQAVEREIAEAGIERNSFEEKCWDLDSTIGHKLKELEELAKECNKTIRKLKLGSNLQYVLNPSGTTPAEVMGIDYKSTITPALDSHTDEINKSSVVKLEEMIALQRQLKENFARIEEKRNRVAALHSRIEELEARLNSLKKETQEYVHRCALEAKKITEEIRTEAHNMGIVEREAAEVLKASELKLQDAIKESEEETQRCALELLAMVDSVSEYKEYVEGKISEMKQSLTDTAKSVSEAYKASLPALLAQSLCSNKQ, from the exons ATGAAGGCCCGAGGCCGAGGCCGTGGCCGGCCGAAGCAGTCCTTCATCCCGCCGCCCCCGCCGTCGCTGGACCTCCGTCAGTACGGCGGGGGTCGTGACTCCGACGCGAGCTTCGCCAGCAGCCGCCCCTCCTCTATCGGCGTCGGCCGCTCCACCGCCGCGGCCGATCTCGTCAACGACCGCTCCTACCAGCAGTCCGCCGTCCGGGCCATCAACGCCTACCTCTCTTCCCATTCATTCCCTCACCTCATCAAGACCACTTTCCCTTCCGCTAAGGACATCACCTCCATCGTCAACTTCATCATCTCTCAGCTCGATTACCCCAACCCTAAAATGGAGGACGACCTCCCGTTCATCCTCAAATCCCTCAATTGCCCCTTCAAAATCACCAAATCCGCCCTTCGTACGCCCGCCACCCCCCACGCCTGGCCCGGCTTCGTCGCCGTCCTCCACTGGCTCGTGCAGATCGCGATGTACAACGAGGATTTAGCTTCGAATCAATCGTCCTTTGCTCATGAAAACTCCATGTACGAGTATGCGCTCCAGAGCTACTTGCACTTCATTAGAGGGGATGACGACTCTGTTGAAGCTTTGGATGGCGATTTCATGAAGAAGTTGGAGCAGGAGAGGGATAATGTGGTCGAGAAGGTGAAGGGATTGGAGAGAGATGCCGATGAGCTCAAAGCGAGAATGGAGAAGCAGAGTACTGACCTGCCTaaaaaggaagaggagaagTCGGTGCTTGAAGCCGATGTTAAGAAGTTCAACACCATGATCGAGAAGATCAATCTGCAAATGTCAGTCCTGGAGAAGGACttggaggagaaggagaaggagctGAGGACGAAAGTagaggagaggaagaggatcTGCGAAGAGAATGAGGGGCTGAAGAAGACCGTGCAGTCGCAGACGTTCAACACCAGGGATGCCGAGAGGATGAAGAAGGAGATGCAGGCCGTGGAGAGAGAGATCGCTGAAGCCGGAATCGAGAGGAATAGCTTCGAGGAGAAGTGCTGGGATCTCGACTCAACAATCGGGCACAAGTTGAAGGAACTCGAGGAACTCGCCAAGGAGTGCAACAAGACAATCCGCAA GTTAAAGCTTGGCAGCAATCTTCAATACGTGTTGAATCCGAGTGGAACTACGCCTGCTGAGGTGATGGGAATTGACTATAAGTCGACAATTACACCAGCACTTGATTCACACACCGATGAAATAAACAAAAGCTCGGTGGTTAAACTGGAGGAGATGATTGCTCTTCAACGgcaattaaaagaaaattttgcgAGGATTGAGGAAAAGAGAAACCGTGTTGCGGCTCTACATTCCCGTATAGAGGAA CTTGAAGCTCGGTTGAATTCATTGAAGAAGGAAACACAGGAATATGTTCATAGATGTGCACTCGAAGCTAAAAAGATTACAGAAGAAATTCGGACGGAGGCTCACAACATGGGTATTGTGGAAAGAGAAGCTGCCGAGGTTCTTAAG GCATCTGAGTTGAAGTTGCAGGATGCTATCAAAGAAAGCGAGGAAGAAACTCAGAGGTGCGCCCTCGAACTCTTAGCAATGGTGGATTCAGTCTCGGAGTACAAGGAATACGTCGAAGGCAAAATCTCGGAGATGAAGCAGAGTCTCACGGATACCGCCAAGTCCGTATCAGAAGCTTACAAAGCTTCTCTCCCAGCACTACTTGCTCAAAGTTTGTGTTCGAACAAGCAGTAG
- the LOC116204792 gene encoding uncharacterized protein LOC116204792 isoform X1, with translation MDKSEPALIPEWLKSNGSASSGGNSQFPFPLPSEDHSGSKHSRHKSSNGSNQREKGHPFVSDRTTSSYSGRSTSTKDSLRLKSHVSFPRSYRDREGDNRHDFGDRNKSFLGDNRYLEYADDLGSFLLGKSSKDMLRHSKSVVGQKSNGILPRKGSGDLIDGSNSNHINSSTPLLLDGCMPSNMQAAPGKDFPSLRTEQDQSSSELSRTPSPGLAVPAQSLHSASANLIGTEGWMSSLAEVPESIGSSSIGSLSSQQTLLAKSAPLAQRANGLNMAEAVAQNPTHAHTPPQLSIDTQRREELAIKQSRQLIPVRPTTSKPSSLSTLEKSKSKTVQQSPFSTVKFDAANTSNLSKLQVLKCSRELNGASSPREKSSPRNAFTAPLSQTHASASAASAPSRKKNPVNGQIVAAPDRRMGVLSLGNLEKRPSTQIQSRKDFLNLIKKQSSGTAPAARTEDSPCVVEKSNDSTGEVATPEEAAASVESINKHDLPNPDLPVENGGNMSENGECIENGGMTTENGEHHEEVKKLEFDVPPPDEKEAEFLRSLGWDESTGEDEGLTEEEIRSFYERIRTTVPSEL, from the exons ATGGATAAAAGTGAGCCTGCATTGATTCCGGAATGGTTGAAGAGCAATGGAAGTGCCAGCAGTGGCGGAAATAGCCAGTTTCCGTTTCCTTTGCCCTCAG AGGATCATTCTGGATCGAAGCATTCAAGGCATAAGTCTTCCAACGGCAGTAACCAACGTGAGAAAGGCCATCCATTTGTTTCTGATCGAACCACCTCCTCCTATTCTGGTCGAAGTACCAGTACAAAGGACTCGCTGCGCTTGAAGTCACACGTTAGCTTTCCTAGGTCTTATCGTGATAGGGAGGGGGATAATCGTCATGATTTTGGGGACAGGAACAAATCTTTCCTGGGGGATAACAGATACCTTGAGTATGCTGACGATCTGGGTAGTTTTCTCCTGGGGAAGTCAAGTAAGGACATGTTACGCCATTCAAAATCCGTGGTTGGTCAAAAATCAAATGGCATATTGCCTAGGAAGGGTTCTGGCGACTTAATTGATGGCAGTAACAGTAACCACATTAACAGTAGCACTCCACTGCTTTTGGATGGCTGTATGCCTAGTAACATGCAAGCTGCACCGGGAAAGGATTTTCCTTCTTTAAGAACTGAACAAGATCAAAGTTCTTCAGAACTAAGCAGAACCCCATCACCTGGTTTGGCTGTTCCTGCTCAGAGTTTACATAGTGCAAGTGCAAATTTGATTGGTACGGAAGGGTGGATGTCATCTCTGGCAGAGGTGCCGGAGTCGATTGGAAGCAGTTCTATAGGAAGTCTTTCTTCTCAGCAGACTCTCTTGGCAAAGTCAGCTCCTTTGGCACAGCGTGCAAACGGTCTCAACATGGCGGAAGCAGTGGCTCAGAATCCAACTCATGCCCATACGCCTCCCCAG CTATCTATTGATACTCAGAGACGTGAAGAGTTGGCAATCAAGCAATCTAGGCAACTAATTCCTGTGAGGCCGACCACATCCAAACCTTCT TCACTCAGCACTTTGGAGAAGTCAAAGTCTAAAACTGTGCAGCAGTCTCCATTTTCAACGGTTAAGTTTGATGCTGCAAATACATCTAATCTGAGCAAGCTGCAGGTTTTGAAGTGCTCGCGGGAGCTGAATGGTGCCTCTTCACCTAGGGAAAAGTCAAGTCCTAGAAATGCTTTCACCGCCCCCCTAAGTCAAACTCATGCTAGTGCTTCCGCTGCCTCTGCTCCAAGCAGGAAAAAGAACCCTGTCAATGGTCAAATTGTGGCTGCTCCTGATCGAAGAATGGGGGTCCTATCATTGGGGAATTTGGAGAAGAGACCGTCTACTCAAATCCAGAGTCGCAAGGATTTCTTAAACCTTATAAAGAAGCAGTCCTCTGGAACTGCGCCTGCTGCTAGAACAGAGGATTCACCTTGTGTAGTGGAGAAGTCCAACGATTCAACTGGAGAAGTTGCTACTCCTGAAGAAGCCGCAGCTTCTGTGGAGTCAATTAACAAACATGACCTTCCCAATCCTGACTTGCCAGTTGAGAATGGTGGTAACATGAGCGAAAATGGGGAGTGCATCGAGAATGGTGGTATGACAACTGAAAATGGTGAGCACCATGAAGAAGTGAAGAAATTAGAATTTGACGTTCCTCCTCCTGATGAGAAAGAGGCTGAATTCTTGCGTTCACTGGGGTGGGATGAGAGTACTGGAGAAGATGAAGGCCTCACTGAGGAGGAGATTCGCTCCTTTTACGAG CGCATCAGGACAACTGTGCCTTCAGAACTCTAA
- the LOC116204792 gene encoding uncharacterized protein LOC116204792 isoform X2 — protein sequence MDKSEPALIPEWLKSNGSASSGGNSQFPFPLPSEDHSGSKHSRHKSSNGSNQREKGHPFVSDRTTSSYSGRSTSTKDSLRLKSHVSFPRSYRDREGDNRHDFGDRNKSFLGDNRYLEYADDLGSFLLGKSSKDMLRHSKSVVGQKSNGILPRKGSGDLIDGSNSNHINSSTPLLLDGCMPSNMQAAPGKDFPSLRTEQDQSSSELSRTPSPGLAVPAQSLHSASANLIGTEGWMSSLAEVPESIGSSSIGSLSSQQTLLAKSAPLAQRANGLNMAEAVAQNPTHAHTPPQLSIDTQRREELAIKQSRQLIPVRPTTSKPSVLKCSRELNGASSPREKSSPRNAFTAPLSQTHASASAASAPSRKKNPVNGQIVAAPDRRMGVLSLGNLEKRPSTQIQSRKDFLNLIKKQSSGTAPAARTEDSPCVVEKSNDSTGEVATPEEAAASVESINKHDLPNPDLPVENGGNMSENGECIENGGMTTENGEHHEEVKKLEFDVPPPDEKEAEFLRSLGWDESTGEDEGLTEEEIRSFYERIRTTVPSEL from the exons ATGGATAAAAGTGAGCCTGCATTGATTCCGGAATGGTTGAAGAGCAATGGAAGTGCCAGCAGTGGCGGAAATAGCCAGTTTCCGTTTCCTTTGCCCTCAG AGGATCATTCTGGATCGAAGCATTCAAGGCATAAGTCTTCCAACGGCAGTAACCAACGTGAGAAAGGCCATCCATTTGTTTCTGATCGAACCACCTCCTCCTATTCTGGTCGAAGTACCAGTACAAAGGACTCGCTGCGCTTGAAGTCACACGTTAGCTTTCCTAGGTCTTATCGTGATAGGGAGGGGGATAATCGTCATGATTTTGGGGACAGGAACAAATCTTTCCTGGGGGATAACAGATACCTTGAGTATGCTGACGATCTGGGTAGTTTTCTCCTGGGGAAGTCAAGTAAGGACATGTTACGCCATTCAAAATCCGTGGTTGGTCAAAAATCAAATGGCATATTGCCTAGGAAGGGTTCTGGCGACTTAATTGATGGCAGTAACAGTAACCACATTAACAGTAGCACTCCACTGCTTTTGGATGGCTGTATGCCTAGTAACATGCAAGCTGCACCGGGAAAGGATTTTCCTTCTTTAAGAACTGAACAAGATCAAAGTTCTTCAGAACTAAGCAGAACCCCATCACCTGGTTTGGCTGTTCCTGCTCAGAGTTTACATAGTGCAAGTGCAAATTTGATTGGTACGGAAGGGTGGATGTCATCTCTGGCAGAGGTGCCGGAGTCGATTGGAAGCAGTTCTATAGGAAGTCTTTCTTCTCAGCAGACTCTCTTGGCAAAGTCAGCTCCTTTGGCACAGCGTGCAAACGGTCTCAACATGGCGGAAGCAGTGGCTCAGAATCCAACTCATGCCCATACGCCTCCCCAG CTATCTATTGATACTCAGAGACGTGAAGAGTTGGCAATCAAGCAATCTAGGCAACTAATTCCTGTGAGGCCGACCACATCCAAACCTTCT GTTTTGAAGTGCTCGCGGGAGCTGAATGGTGCCTCTTCACCTAGGGAAAAGTCAAGTCCTAGAAATGCTTTCACCGCCCCCCTAAGTCAAACTCATGCTAGTGCTTCCGCTGCCTCTGCTCCAAGCAGGAAAAAGAACCCTGTCAATGGTCAAATTGTGGCTGCTCCTGATCGAAGAATGGGGGTCCTATCATTGGGGAATTTGGAGAAGAGACCGTCTACTCAAATCCAGAGTCGCAAGGATTTCTTAAACCTTATAAAGAAGCAGTCCTCTGGAACTGCGCCTGCTGCTAGAACAGAGGATTCACCTTGTGTAGTGGAGAAGTCCAACGATTCAACTGGAGAAGTTGCTACTCCTGAAGAAGCCGCAGCTTCTGTGGAGTCAATTAACAAACATGACCTTCCCAATCCTGACTTGCCAGTTGAGAATGGTGGTAACATGAGCGAAAATGGGGAGTGCATCGAGAATGGTGGTATGACAACTGAAAATGGTGAGCACCATGAAGAAGTGAAGAAATTAGAATTTGACGTTCCTCCTCCTGATGAGAAAGAGGCTGAATTCTTGCGTTCACTGGGGTGGGATGAGAGTACTGGAGAAGATGAAGGCCTCACTGAGGAGGAGATTCGCTCCTTTTACGAG CGCATCAGGACAACTGTGCCTTCAGAACTCTAA
- the LOC116204541 gene encoding uncharacterized protein LOC116204541: MDRSEPALIPEWLKSSGSATSGGYGNHQYSSSLHSDDHSLSKHARNKSSFVNSEHDGSRSFGSEKTTSTYFRRSTSGKDSSHSRSYSSFNRSHRDREWEDGPDFRDKDRSIPGDHRHREYSDHIGGVLPGKFSKETLRRSQSMVSRKPEGNLPKKVAGDSGDASNSNNHIKSSSLLLPSGSVPSSMQTSFGRDFPSLGADQKQSSSELRRVPSPVLPSAVHSLPGPGAGVIGADGWTSSLAEVPGVIASSSTGSLPSQQAVSGGSVPLAQRVGGLNMAEAVAQGPSRARTPPQVSVDSQRLEELAIKQSRQLIPVIPSTPKPVLLGPSDKSKPKTGQQQSQFLTSQSNQSLRGGSAKFDSGKTSSNLGKLQVLKPARELNGVTSTVVKENLSPKNGVKVVNTPLSLNPAATAASAPLRIPANIQNSAGPERKSPTISANLEKRPSSLQGQSRSDFFNLLKKKSSSSASNSPAGNEAMSSAPDKALGSVAEDSAAAATGVADSLTSESKLDHSSDLPTENGGKVMANGEGNEGMHYLNGNGEDQSDIDVPYPDEKEAAFLRSLGWEENAGEDGGLTEDEIRTFYEFMKMRPRPEPIGLQLKVNNK, from the exons ATGGATAGAAGTGAGCCTGCACTGATTCCAGAATGGCTGAAAAGCAGTGGAAGTGCCACCAGTGGTGGTTACGGGAACCACCAATATTCATCTTCTTTGCACTCAG ATGATCATTCTCTATCAAAGCACGCTAGAAATAAGTCGTCCTTTGTCAATAGTGAGCATGATGGGAGCCGATCTTTTGGTTCTGAAAAAACTACTTCCACCTATTTCCGACGGAGTACTAGCGGCAAGGATTCTTCCCACTCAAGGTCCTACAGCAGTTTCAATAGAAGCCACCGGGACAGGGAGTGGGAGGATGGGCCGGACTTCAGGGACAAGGACAGGTCCATTCCGGGTGACCACAGGCACCGCGAGTACTCTGACCATATAGGCGGTGTATTGCCTGGTAAATTTAGTAAGGAAACTTTACGGCGCTCGCAGTCTATGGTTAGCAGGAAGCCTGAAGGGAACTTGCCAAAGAAGGTGGCTGGTGATTCTGGCGATGCCAGCAACAGCAACAATCATATAAAGAGCAGCTCGCTGCTCCTTCCCAGTGGCAGTGTTCCAAGTAGCATGCAAACCTCGTTTGGGCGAGACTTTCCTTCTCTTGGAGCAGACCAGAAGCAAAGCTCTTCTGAGTTAAGGAGAGTCCCTTCTCCCGTTCTGCCTAGTGCTGTTCACAGTCTACCAGGTCCTGGTGCTGGAGTAATTGGGGCAGATGGATGGACTTCATCTCTGGCTGAGGTACCTGGAGTAATTGCAAGCAGCAGCACTGGTAGTTTGCCGTCTCAGCAAGCAGTCTCTGGAGGCTCGGTCCCTCTGGCTCAAAGAGTGGGTGGGCTTAATATGGCAGAAGCAGTGGCCCAAGGTCCCTCTCGTGCTCGAACGCCTCCACAG GTGTCTGTTGACAGTCAAAGGCTCGAAGAGCTTGCTATTAAACAATCTAGGCAACTAATTCCAGTGATACCATCCACCCCCAAACCTGTG TTGCTCGGTCCTTCGGACAAATCAAAGCCAAAGACTGGGCAGCAGCAATCTCAGTTCTTGACTTCACAGAGCAATCAAAGCCTTCGTGGTGGTTCTGCGAAGTTCGATTCTGGAAAGACATCTAGCAATCTGGGCAAGCTGCAGGTGTTGAAACCAGCCCGAGAGCTTAATGGCGTCACTTCAACTGTGGTGAAGGAGAACTTGAGCCCCAAAAATGGTGTCAAAGTTGTAAATACTCCTCTAAGTCTAAATCCAGCAGCAACTGCTGCATCTGCTCCCCTCAGAATTCCTGCGAATATCCAAAACTCAGCAGGTCCTGAGCGCAAGTCTCCAACAATATCTGCGAACTTAGAGAAAAGACCGTCGTCTCTGCAGGGCCAGAGCCGAAGTGACTTCTTCAACCTTCTAAAGAAGAAGTCCTCTTCCTCTGCAAGCAATTCTCCTGCTGGGAATGAGGCCATGTCTTCTGCACCAGACAAGGCCCTCGGCTCAGTTGCTGAAGATTCTGCAGCTGCTGCTACCGGTGTTGCTGATTCTTTGACTTCAGAGAGCAAGCTGGACCATTCCTCTGACTTGCCGACTGAGAATGGTGGTAAGGTAATGGCCAATGGAGAAGGCAACGAAGGGATGCACTACCTCAATGGGAATGGAGAGGATCAGTCAGACATTGATGTTCCTTATCCTGATGAGAAAGAAGCTGCATTTTTACGGTCGCTGGGGTGGGAGGAGAATGCTGGAGAAGATGGAGGCCTTACTGAGGATGAGATACGCACTTTCTATGAG TTCATGAAGATGAGGCCGAGGCCGGAACCGATCGGGTTGCAGCTGAAAGTGAATAACAAATAA